From Humibacter ginsenosidimutans, a single genomic window includes:
- a CDS encoding ArsR/SmtB family transcription factor, which yields MEISSTGKYADTIGPVFAALSDPTRRRIVETLHDGESTVGDLASRLGVGAPAMSKHLTVLENAGLVSRRRDAQRRMCRLVPAGFRDLNAWARRYEALWAGSLDNLGDYLEELSAEGGAR from the coding sequence GTGGAAATTTCCTCTACAGGAAAATATGCCGACACCATCGGCCCCGTCTTCGCCGCCCTCTCCGATCCGACCAGACGTCGCATCGTCGAGACGCTGCACGACGGCGAGTCCACCGTCGGCGACCTGGCGTCCCGGCTCGGCGTGGGCGCACCGGCGATGTCGAAGCACCTCACGGTGCTCGAGAATGCAGGTCTGGTCTCCCGTCGACGCGACGCCCAGCGCAGGATGTGCCGGCTCGTGCCCGCGGGGTTCCGCGACCTGAATGCCTGGGCGCGCCGCTACGAAGCGCTCTGGGCCGGCAGCCTCGACAACCTCGGCGACTACCTCGAGGAGCTCTCGGCCGAGGGAGGCGCACGATGA
- a CDS encoding SRPBCC family protein encodes MTDTGIHLSRTLPAAPELVFRTLSEREHLMRWWGPPNCRVVECDVDFRVGGVWHYRLASADGTQHWSRAVYREIEPSRRIVYAETGSDAAGRVVHDRPASVGTISLTAVPTGTLLDVRLVFVSPLDRDRAVANGVVTGFTAALDQLEDMLAQPAR; translated from the coding sequence ATGACGGACACGGGCATCCACCTTTCCCGCACGCTGCCGGCAGCACCGGAGCTCGTGTTCCGCACACTGTCGGAACGCGAACACCTCATGCGCTGGTGGGGTCCGCCGAACTGCCGAGTCGTCGAGTGCGATGTCGACTTCCGGGTCGGTGGCGTGTGGCACTACCGGCTGGCATCCGCCGACGGCACGCAGCACTGGAGCCGCGCGGTCTATCGCGAGATCGAGCCGAGCCGACGCATCGTGTACGCGGAGACCGGATCGGATGCCGCCGGCCGCGTCGTGCACGACCGCCCGGCATCCGTCGGCACGATCTCGCTCACAGCGGTGCCGACCGGCACGCTGCTCGACGTGCGCCTCGTGTTCGTCTCGCCGCTCGATCGCGACCGCGCGGTGGCGAACGGCGTCGTGACGGGTTTCACGGCCGCACTGGACCAGCTCGAGGACATGCTGGCGCAGCCGGCCCGGTGA
- a CDS encoding sulfatase-like hydrolase/transferase translates to MSKKFNGTIKLDVRDSVADWAPYESPKAPEGAPNVLVILYDDTGLASWSPYGGRINMPTLDRLAKNGLTYTQWHTTALCSPTRSTMLTGRNHHPNGFGVITEATNGFPGASGHLAPDCATIGQVLQSNGYSTFWVGKDHNVPEEDVSTGGSKEQWPLAQGFDRFYGFIGGETNNWYPDLVEDNHFVEPPYTPEEGYHLSKDLADQTIRLIRDQNASNPSKPWYTWFCPGANHAPHHAPEEYIEKYKGAFDDGYDAYREWVLARMIERGILPADTALTPINPIPEDQANPADYVKPWETLSDDEKRLFSRMAEVFAGFSEYTDVQIGRIIDYLEETGQLDNTLIFYCADNGASGEGSPDGSVNENKFFNGFPDDLAENLSKIDVLGGPETYNHYPTGWATAFSTPFQMFKRYAQFSGEPATR, encoded by the coding sequence ATGTCGAAGAAGTTCAACGGAACGATCAAGCTCGATGTGCGGGATTCGGTCGCCGACTGGGCACCGTACGAGTCGCCGAAGGCGCCGGAGGGCGCGCCCAACGTGCTGGTGATCCTCTACGACGACACGGGTCTGGCGTCGTGGTCGCCCTACGGGGGCCGCATCAACATGCCGACCCTCGACCGCCTCGCGAAGAACGGTCTGACCTACACGCAGTGGCACACTACCGCGCTGTGCTCGCCGACCCGCTCGACGATGCTCACCGGCCGCAACCATCATCCGAACGGCTTCGGAGTGATCACGGAGGCGACGAACGGATTCCCCGGCGCTTCCGGGCACCTCGCGCCCGACTGCGCCACCATCGGCCAGGTTCTGCAGTCGAACGGCTACTCGACGTTCTGGGTCGGCAAAGACCACAACGTGCCAGAAGAAGACGTGTCGACGGGCGGCAGCAAGGAGCAGTGGCCTCTCGCCCAGGGCTTCGACCGCTTCTACGGGTTCATCGGCGGCGAGACCAACAACTGGTACCCCGACCTCGTCGAAGACAACCACTTCGTCGAGCCCCCGTACACACCCGAAGAGGGTTACCACCTCTCGAAAGACCTCGCAGACCAGACCATCCGGCTCATCCGCGACCAGAACGCCTCGAATCCCTCGAAGCCCTGGTACACGTGGTTCTGCCCCGGTGCGAACCATGCTCCTCATCACGCGCCCGAGGAGTACATCGAGAAGTACAAGGGCGCATTCGACGACGGCTACGACGCGTACCGCGAGTGGGTGCTCGCGCGCATGATCGAGCGGGGCATCCTGCCGGCCGACACCGCGCTCACTCCCATCAACCCGATTCCCGAAGACCAGGCCAACCCCGCCGACTACGTGAAGCCGTGGGAGACCCTCAGCGACGACGAGAAGAGGCTCTTCAGCCGCATGGCGGAGGTGTTCGCCGGTTTCAGCGAGTACACGGATGTCCAGATCGGGCGCATCATCGACTACCTGGAAGAGACGGGGCAGCTCGACAACACACTCATCTTCTACTGCGCCGACAACGGGGCGTCAGGAGAGGGATCACCCGACGGATCGGTCAACGAGAACAAGTTCTTCAACGGGTTCCCCGACGACCTCGCCGAGAACCTGTCGAAGATCGACGTGCTCGGCGGCCCGGAGACCTACAACCACTACCCGACGGGGTGGGCGACGGCGTTCTCGACGCCGTTCCAGATGTTCAAGCGCTACGCGCAGTTCTCGGGGGAACCTGCGACCCGCTGA
- a CDS encoding TetR/AcrR family transcriptional regulator produces the protein MRARKSAEILTAARELFLRDGFAATSIDAIAGAAGVSKATVYSNFADKDALLIALLAAVTEESAAILARAADVLEGDGPARDRFIALGTSVVNGVLRPEVLSLRRLAIAQASAFPEQVAEFWRRGPASTIELVAGQLERMTAAGELRTPDPREASVQLTYALTGSFQDRALLVGERPTAKQISAHVSATVDAFLRAHAA, from the coding sequence ATGCGCGCACGCAAGTCGGCAGAGATCCTCACCGCCGCCCGCGAGCTGTTTCTCCGCGATGGCTTCGCCGCCACCTCGATCGACGCCATCGCGGGTGCCGCCGGCGTCTCCAAGGCCACCGTCTACAGCAACTTCGCCGACAAGGATGCCCTGCTCATCGCCCTGCTCGCGGCCGTCACCGAGGAGTCGGCCGCGATCCTCGCCCGAGCGGCCGACGTGCTCGAGGGCGACGGGCCGGCACGGGACCGCTTCATCGCGCTCGGCACCTCGGTGGTGAACGGAGTGCTGCGACCCGAGGTGCTGAGCCTGCGGCGGCTGGCGATTGCGCAGGCATCCGCGTTCCCCGAGCAGGTGGCGGAGTTCTGGCGACGCGGACCGGCCTCCACCATCGAGCTGGTCGCGGGCCAGCTCGAGCGCATGACGGCAGCGGGCGAGCTGCGCACGCCCGACCCGCGCGAGGCATCCGTGCAGCTCACCTACGCGCTGACCGGGTCGTTCCAAGACCGAGCGCTGCTCGTCGGCGAGCGCCCCACCGCGAAGCAGATCTCGGCGCACGTCTCGGCCACGGTCGACGCATTCCTGCGCGCCCACGCCGCCTGA
- a CDS encoding aminoglycoside phosphotransferase family protein, with product MQTPAADLRVDERLVRTLLAEQHPDLTGELRLVANGWDNVIYRLGDDLAVRVPRRDVAAHLIAHEQRWLPVLAPQLPVPVPVPVRIGVPSATFRWSWSVVEWVEGIDGADVGASERTQLAVPLARFVTALHTPAPRTPEGHLHPDVPINPVRGVPLASRDRAVRERLRELDRLWDVTALGSVWEAALDAPRWQGPPIWLHGDLHPGNLLLDDRGALATVIDFGDLTAGDPATDLATAWLSFRPEARAVFRAVVADGSHPDSGAKDAATWLRARGWALCMGTALATASDDNPRMHALGTHVLGELLREAYENA from the coding sequence ATGCAGACCCCAGCAGCAGACCTCCGCGTCGACGAACGGCTCGTGCGCACCCTGCTGGCCGAGCAGCATCCCGATCTCACGGGCGAGCTGCGGCTGGTGGCGAACGGGTGGGACAACGTCATCTACCGGCTCGGCGACGACCTCGCCGTTCGCGTTCCGCGCCGCGACGTCGCCGCGCACCTCATCGCACACGAGCAGCGATGGCTGCCGGTGCTCGCGCCGCAGCTCCCGGTCCCCGTGCCCGTGCCCGTGCGGATCGGCGTGCCGAGCGCCACGTTCCGTTGGTCGTGGAGCGTCGTCGAGTGGGTCGAGGGGATCGACGGCGCGGATGTCGGGGCATCCGAACGCACACAGCTCGCGGTGCCGCTCGCCCGCTTCGTGACTGCACTGCACACCCCCGCCCCGCGCACGCCGGAGGGTCATCTGCATCCCGACGTGCCGATCAACCCGGTGCGCGGGGTTCCCCTGGCGTCGAGGGACCGCGCCGTGCGCGAACGACTGCGCGAGCTGGATCGGCTGTGGGATGTCACGGCACTCGGCTCGGTGTGGGAGGCCGCCCTCGACGCGCCGCGCTGGCAGGGACCCCCGATCTGGCTGCACGGCGACCTGCATCCCGGTAACCTGCTGCTCGACGACCGCGGCGCCCTCGCGACCGTCATCGACTTCGGCGACCTCACCGCGGGGGACCCGGCGACCGACCTCGCCACGGCCTGGCTCTCGTTCCGGCCGGAGGCCCGCGCCGTGTTCCGCGCCGTGGTCGCCGACGGCTCGCACCCCGACAGCGGGGCCAAGGATGCCGCGACCTGGCTGCGCGCCCGCGGCTGGGCGCTGTGCATGGGAACGGCGCTGGCCACGGCATCCGACGACAACCCGCGCATGCACGCGCTCGGCACGCACGTTCTCGGCGAGCTGCTGCGCGAGGCGTACGAGAACGCCTGA
- a CDS encoding alpha/beta fold hydrolase yields MSETTTTAVHSADGTAIAYELHGDGPGVILIDGAMCFRGAGPMRGLSAQLDDDFTVLTYDRRGRGQSSDTAPFGVDRELDDLDALLEPLLDSTGTGCAAPALLGISSGAALALRAAAHLGDRIRSVVVYEPPFMPEPFVAGASDYTAALGAALAAGDRDRAVALFLGRVGMPEQAIAGMQQSPAWQGMTAIAPTLAYDDAQLGDSRVPTEIVARIAAPVLALAGGASPEMLQYGAREVAASARNGAFDVLPEQGHDVDAAVLAAGIREFLRP; encoded by the coding sequence ATGTCTGAGACCACGACCACCGCGGTGCACTCCGCCGACGGAACGGCCATCGCCTACGAGCTGCACGGCGATGGGCCGGGCGTCATCCTCATCGACGGCGCCATGTGCTTCAGGGGCGCGGGCCCGATGCGCGGACTGAGCGCCCAGCTCGACGACGACTTCACCGTGCTCACGTACGATCGCCGGGGACGCGGCCAGAGCTCCGACACCGCGCCGTTCGGCGTCGATCGCGAGCTCGACGACCTCGACGCCCTGCTCGAGCCGCTGCTCGACTCCACGGGAACGGGCTGCGCGGCTCCCGCGCTGCTCGGCATCTCGTCGGGCGCCGCGCTTGCGCTGCGCGCGGCCGCACACCTCGGCGATCGCATCCGCAGCGTCGTGGTCTACGAGCCGCCGTTCATGCCCGAGCCGTTCGTGGCGGGCGCGAGCGATTACACGGCGGCATTGGGTGCGGCCCTGGCCGCCGGGGACCGCGACCGGGCCGTCGCCCTGTTCCTCGGTCGGGTCGGGATGCCCGAACAGGCCATCGCGGGCATGCAGCAGTCCCCCGCGTGGCAGGGCATGACCGCCATCGCGCCGACCCTCGCCTACGACGACGCACAGCTGGGCGACAGCAGGGTGCCGACCGAAATCGTCGCGCGGATCGCGGCGCCCGTGCTGGCCCTCGCGGGCGGAGCGAGTCCTGAGATGCTGCAGTACGGCGCCCGCGAAGTGGCGGCGAGCGCGCGCAACGGCGCGTTCGACGTGCTCCCCGAGCAGGGGCACGACGTGGATGCCGCAGTGCTGGCCGCGGGCATCCGCGAGTTCCTGCGCCCCTGA
- a CDS encoding SDR family oxidoreductase produces MPDPAVPDPHAPRVMPRALITGGSRGVGARLAAILAADGVDVTITYRRSRESADEVVAGIRAAGGSAKAVRLELESTDDIEALFADGARFDWLVANAAASAFKPIERLSPSNLERSWQTNVRSFVLLAQRAVTRMPRSGRIVAVTSYGAQRAFPAYGAIGADKAALESWVRHMAAEFGERGITVNAVNGGLFDTDSFRHYYDDPALPDAATMAERVPLGRIGTPDDLAYAVRFLLSPEASYITGHTLVVDGGLTIVAPPYWSEVRAAQRESREPERRETTGEERPR; encoded by the coding sequence ATGCCCGACCCCGCCGTGCCCGACCCGCACGCGCCCCGCGTCATGCCGCGCGCGCTCATCACGGGCGGATCGCGCGGAGTGGGCGCCCGTCTCGCGGCGATCCTCGCGGCCGACGGCGTCGACGTGACGATCACCTACCGCCGATCGCGCGAGTCCGCGGACGAGGTCGTCGCCGGCATCCGCGCAGCGGGCGGCAGCGCGAAAGCCGTGCGACTCGAACTGGAGTCGACCGACGACATCGAGGCGCTCTTCGCCGACGGGGCACGCTTCGACTGGCTGGTGGCCAATGCCGCGGCATCCGCGTTCAAACCCATCGAGCGGCTCTCGCCGTCGAACCTCGAGCGGTCGTGGCAGACCAACGTGCGCTCGTTCGTGCTGCTCGCGCAGCGCGCCGTGACGAGGATGCCCCGCAGCGGCCGCATCGTCGCCGTCACCAGCTACGGCGCCCAGCGTGCGTTCCCCGCCTATGGCGCCATCGGGGCGGACAAGGCCGCTCTCGAGTCGTGGGTGCGTCACATGGCCGCCGAGTTCGGGGAACGGGGAATCACGGTGAACGCCGTGAACGGCGGTCTCTTCGACACCGACTCCTTTCGGCACTACTACGACGACCCTGCACTGCCTGATGCCGCGACCATGGCCGAGCGCGTTCCGCTGGGACGCATCGGCACCCCGGACGACCTGGCGTATGCGGTGCGGTTCCTGCTGTCGCCGGAGGCGAGCTACATCACGGGTCACACGCTCGTCGTCGACGGCGGGCTCACCATCGTCGCACCGCCGTACTGGTCGGAGGTGCGCGCCGCGCAGCGCGAGAGCCGCGAACCCGAACGACGAGAAACGACAGGAGAAGAGAGGCCACGATGA
- a CDS encoding LuxR C-terminal-related transcriptional regulator, translating into MQSRPDVFDGDARFAPPAPSRVALRQRVVDAVADAVEHHRVTLVTAPSGMGKTVAVTQWARQTRMPVAWLSLSRHDADAKRLSAGVVLALRGAALRSDDPELAEMLGVDADSRDDAALYAAVSDALTASGEPIALVIDDLHRAKDAVQASIVGALLERAPTSLRIVLISRENRLLPVDRLLLAGDAASIGADVLRLTSDETRLAAEHFGVAMSAEQSERLSREVDGWAAAVRLALVSGEASSATALHEGTPSLTDFIADEVLGVLPAELREFVLAATTTSVLDGALAETLTGRADASSVLEECVRRGLFLDRYGEPGPSAVYRWHSVFAVRCRAVLERDDSRRARRLHRVAAEALAGSDPLRSIDQWIAGGDVDAAVQVLRDSWVALLLGPNGDALDHACRALAEPWASDPEVLMIRACAIDVGGNRTDGQRLFRRARSLVGELAMPERARAERTADVAGLYLHDSYGELVETITRVRAALDADPPASALARAALLLLIGVTMVYQRVDIDGGVETLSAARAAAIAIGESTMQRRATGMLAFMLAFRGDFERSRELLADLDAEEAARDNWQAYIGGAENTAAAWVAFWSNDLDEARTRFRRVIESGAGPTSFAGIARHYLGIIAAVAGDRRERAEAIELLRGIPETELHGVPWPAYRMVSLAMLAAAEGRNDRAAAIITRFERVRNIPAAAVLLAGTARRVLGDADAVALLRQIRETGQAPFVRASSLVTLALVQRDEGNIEDAHELLEHALDLAAPRGIRRPFADDLPELRALLREHGAWGSTHTGFIASLSAPSHTQVALSDREREVFGYLRTDLRLTDIAEQLGLSVNTVKTHTRTIYRKLGVSSRREAVRAIL; encoded by the coding sequence ATGCAGTCGCGGCCCGACGTGTTCGACGGAGATGCGCGCTTCGCACCGCCCGCGCCATCGCGCGTGGCTCTGCGGCAGCGCGTGGTCGACGCCGTCGCCGACGCGGTCGAGCACCATCGCGTCACACTGGTCACCGCGCCGAGCGGCATGGGAAAGACCGTCGCCGTCACTCAATGGGCGAGGCAGACGAGGATGCCCGTGGCCTGGCTCTCCCTCTCCCGTCACGATGCCGACGCCAAACGACTGTCCGCCGGGGTGGTGCTCGCGCTGCGCGGCGCCGCCCTGCGGTCGGACGACCCTGAGCTCGCCGAGATGCTCGGCGTCGACGCCGACTCCCGCGACGACGCGGCGTTGTACGCGGCGGTGTCCGACGCGCTGACGGCATCCGGAGAGCCCATCGCACTGGTCATCGACGACCTGCACCGGGCCAAGGACGCGGTGCAGGCGAGCATCGTCGGCGCCCTGCTCGAACGGGCCCCGACGTCGCTGCGCATCGTGCTCATCAGCAGGGAGAACCGGCTGCTCCCTGTGGATCGACTGCTGCTCGCCGGAGACGCCGCGTCGATCGGTGCGGACGTGCTGCGGCTCACGAGCGACGAGACGCGGCTGGCGGCCGAGCACTTCGGGGTGGCCATGAGCGCCGAGCAGTCGGAACGTCTCTCTCGCGAGGTCGACGGCTGGGCGGCGGCGGTGCGACTCGCGCTCGTGTCAGGCGAGGCATCCAGCGCGACGGCCCTGCACGAGGGAACCCCGAGTCTCACCGACTTCATCGCCGACGAGGTGCTGGGCGTGCTGCCGGCTGAGCTTCGCGAGTTCGTGCTCGCCGCCACGACGACCTCGGTGCTCGACGGCGCCCTCGCCGAGACGCTCACGGGTCGTGCCGATGCCTCTTCCGTGCTCGAGGAGTGCGTGCGCCGCGGCCTCTTCCTCGACCGGTACGGCGAGCCCGGCCCGTCCGCCGTCTATCGCTGGCACTCGGTGTTCGCGGTGCGGTGCCGCGCCGTGCTCGAGCGCGACGACTCCCGTCGCGCGCGTCGGCTGCACAGAGTCGCCGCCGAGGCTCTGGCGGGCAGCGATCCCCTGCGCTCGATCGATCAGTGGATCGCCGGCGGCGACGTGGATGCCGCCGTGCAGGTGCTCAGAGACAGCTGGGTCGCGCTCTTGCTGGGTCCCAACGGCGACGCCCTCGATCACGCATGCCGTGCGCTCGCCGAGCCCTGGGCATCCGACCCCGAGGTGCTGATGATCAGGGCGTGCGCCATCGACGTCGGCGGCAACCGCACCGATGGACAGCGGCTCTTCCGCAGGGCGCGGTCGCTGGTGGGCGAGCTCGCGATGCCGGAACGGGCACGGGCGGAGCGCACAGCGGATGTCGCCGGCCTCTATCTGCACGACAGTTACGGCGAACTCGTGGAGACCATCACGCGTGTGCGCGCCGCACTCGACGCCGATCCGCCGGCGAGTGCGCTCGCGCGTGCCGCGCTGCTGCTGCTGATCGGCGTGACGATGGTGTACCAGCGGGTCGACATCGACGGCGGGGTCGAGACGCTGTCGGCCGCGCGGGCGGCTGCGATCGCGATCGGCGAGTCGACCATGCAGCGCCGGGCGACGGGCATGCTCGCCTTCATGCTCGCGTTCCGGGGCGACTTCGAGCGCTCGCGAGAACTGCTCGCCGACCTCGACGCCGAAGAGGCTGCGCGCGACAACTGGCAGGCCTACATCGGCGGCGCGGAGAACACCGCGGCGGCCTGGGTGGCGTTCTGGTCGAACGATCTCGACGAGGCGCGCACCCGTTTTCGCAGGGTGATCGAGAGCGGCGCCGGTCCTACGTCGTTCGCGGGTATCGCCCGCCATTACCTCGGCATCATCGCCGCCGTGGCGGGGGATCGGCGAGAGCGGGCCGAGGCGATCGAATTGCTGCGCGGCATCCCGGAGACCGAACTGCACGGAGTGCCGTGGCCCGCTTATCGCATGGTGTCGCTGGCGATGCTGGCCGCGGCGGAGGGGCGCAACGACCGCGCGGCGGCGATCATCACGCGCTTCGAGCGCGTGCGCAACATTCCGGCGGCTGCCGTGCTTCTCGCAGGCACCGCGAGGCGAGTGCTCGGCGACGCCGACGCGGTGGCGCTGCTGCGGCAGATCCGCGAGACGGGGCAGGCACCGTTCGTGCGGGCATCCTCGCTCGTGACCCTGGCTCTCGTGCAGCGCGACGAGGGCAACATCGAGGATGCCCACGAGCTTCTCGAACACGCGCTCGACCTCGCAGCCCCGCGAGGCATCCGCCGGCCGTTCGCCGATGACCTCCCGGAGTTGCGCGCCCTGCTTCGCGAGCACGGCGCATGGGGCAGCACGCACACCGGGTTCATCGCGTCGCTGTCCGCGCCGTCGCACACGCAGGTCGCGTTGTCGGACAGGGAGCGCGAGGTGTTCGGCTACCTGCGCACCGACCTGCGCCTCACCGACATCGCCGAGCAGCTCGGGCTCTCGGTGAACACGGTCAAGACGCACACCAGGACGATCTACCGCAAACTCGGCGTGTCGAGCAGGCGGGAGGCGGTGCGGGCGATTCTCTGA
- a CDS encoding DUF998 domain-containing protein, whose protein sequence is MSPSESGAAAQGVGAAAPNVRIDCTPEARVTKSLLGYGVIAGPFYVIASVIQGLLTSGFDFAHDSWSLLSTGSAGWIHVVVFVLTGLMVIAGAVGIHRHVSAGAARTAWAYLAGYGILLVGAGVFAPDVAGASFTWHGMVHLACGGLGFVAFAVWAFLVARRVGQTSRALAVCSVIAGVLLLVGFGFVASGAGSALATVVFTIAVVVSWAWLSVASVLFYREAAEAGRIEVPLD, encoded by the coding sequence ATGTCGCCATCGGAGAGCGGCGCTGCCGCACAGGGCGTCGGTGCGGCAGCGCCGAACGTGCGCATCGACTGCACGCCGGAGGCGCGCGTGACGAAGTCCCTGCTCGGCTACGGCGTGATCGCGGGTCCGTTCTATGTGATCGCCTCGGTCATCCAGGGCCTGCTCACGTCGGGCTTCGACTTCGCGCATGACAGCTGGAGTCTCTTGTCGACGGGGTCGGCAGGCTGGATCCACGTCGTCGTCTTCGTGCTCACCGGTCTCATGGTGATCGCGGGGGCGGTCGGAATCCACCGACACGTCAGTGCCGGAGCGGCGCGAACCGCATGGGCCTACCTGGCCGGGTACGGCATCCTGCTCGTCGGGGCCGGGGTGTTCGCCCCCGACGTCGCCGGAGCCTCGTTCACCTGGCACGGCATGGTGCATCTGGCCTGCGGCGGTCTCGGCTTCGTCGCGTTCGCCGTGTGGGCGTTCCTCGTGGCGCGCCGAGTGGGGCAGACCTCCCGAGCACTCGCCGTGTGCAGTGTCATCGCGGGAGTGCTGCTGCTCGTGGGATTCGGCTTCGTGGCGTCGGGCGCCGGATCGGCGCTGGCGACGGTGGTGTTCACGATCGCCGTCGTCGTGTCGTGGGCGTGGCTCAGCGTCGCCTCGGTGCTCTTCTACCGCGAGGCCGCCGAGGCGGGCCGCATCGAGGTCCCGTTGGACTGA